The proteins below are encoded in one region of Neisseria bacilliformis:
- a CDS encoding ABC transporter ATP-binding protein produces the protein MTENTTNTETRDILLRVENLNVYFDLHDQTVHAVRGISFKVARGETLALVGESGSGKSVTSMSVMRLLDEKMTRYGKDSRITFEGTSILDADAKTLRNLRGGRIAFIFQEPMTSLNPFMRIGRQLMEAALLHNKDWNRAEARKRVLELLQRVGIREAERRMKQYPHEFSGGQLQRVMIAMALINNPDLLIADEPTTALDVTIQAEILDLLHDLQKQMGMAIIFITHDLGLAEHYSKTVCVMRHGEIVERGKIKQVFAEPKHEYTRELIHSIPTGVREPVKGDPDVLIDAKDVRVEFVLEKNFFGKPTKVFKAVKGLNVKIRRGETLGIVGESGSGKSTFGKAVMQMLPYTGEISFEGRNLRDFSKEEARRLKAERQIVFQDPYGSLSPRLTVGEIVGEGFSIHQPQLSKKERIERVLDVLDEVSLPTSALNRYPHEFSGGQRQRIAIARAVILRPKFILLDEPTSALNRSVQVKVVELLCDLQDKYGLTYMFISHDLSVVRAVSNNVIVMQLGEMMEYGTSEQIFSNPQTEYTQRLVNAAFDL, from the coding sequence ATGACAGAAAACACAACCAACACAGAAACCCGGGACATCCTGCTACGGGTGGAAAACCTCAACGTCTATTTCGACCTGCACGACCAAACCGTCCACGCCGTGCGCGGCATCAGCTTCAAAGTCGCCCGTGGCGAAACCCTCGCCCTCGTCGGCGAATCCGGCTCGGGCAAATCGGTAACGTCCATGTCCGTCATGCGGCTTCTGGACGAAAAAATGACCCGCTACGGCAAAGACTCGCGCATCACCTTTGAAGGCACCTCCATCCTCGATGCCGACGCGAAAACCCTGCGCAACCTGCGCGGCGGACGCATCGCCTTCATCTTCCAAGAGCCGATGACCTCGCTCAACCCCTTTATGCGCATCGGCCGGCAGCTCATGGAAGCCGCCCTGCTGCACAACAAAGACTGGAACCGCGCCGAAGCCCGCAAACGCGTGCTCGAACTCTTGCAGCGCGTCGGCATCCGCGAAGCCGAACGCCGCATGAAACAATATCCGCACGAATTTTCCGGCGGCCAGTTGCAGCGCGTCATGATCGCCATGGCACTCATCAACAACCCCGACCTTTTAATTGCCGACGAACCCACCACCGCGCTCGACGTAACCATCCAGGCCGAAATCCTCGACCTGCTGCACGATTTGCAAAAGCAGATGGGCATGGCGATTATCTTCATCACGCATGATTTGGGCTTGGCCGAGCATTACTCCAAAACCGTCTGCGTCATGCGCCACGGCGAAATCGTCGAACGCGGCAAAATCAAACAAGTATTTGCCGAACCCAAGCACGAATACACCCGCGAACTCATTCACTCCATTCCCACCGGCGTGCGCGAACCCGTCAAAGGCGATCCGGATGTCCTGATCGACGCCAAAGACGTGCGCGTCGAATTTGTCTTGGAAAAAAACTTCTTCGGCAAACCCACCAAAGTGTTCAAAGCCGTCAAAGGGCTGAACGTCAAAATCCGGCGCGGCGAAACGCTCGGCATCGTCGGCGAATCCGGTTCGGGCAAATCCACCTTCGGCAAAGCCGTGATGCAGATGCTGCCCTACACCGGCGAAATCAGCTTTGAAGGCCGCAACCTGCGCGACTTCTCCAAAGAAGAAGCCCGCCGCCTCAAAGCCGAACGCCAAATCGTCTTCCAAGACCCCTACGGCTCGCTCTCGCCCCGCCTCACCGTGGGCGAAATCGTCGGCGAAGGGTTCAGCATCCACCAGCCGCAGCTCTCCAAAAAAGAGCGCATCGAACGCGTGCTCGACGTGCTGGACGAAGTGTCCCTGCCCACCTCCGCGCTCAACCGCTACCCGCACGAATTTTCCGGCGGCCAACGCCAGCGCATCGCCATCGCCCGCGCCGTCATCCTGCGCCCGAAATTCATCCTGCTCGACGAACCCACCTCCGCTCTCAACCGCTCGGTGCAGGTCAAAGTGGTCGAACTCCTGTGCGACTTGCAGGACAAATACGGCCTGACCTACATGTTCATCAGCCACGACCTCTCCGTCGTGCGCGCCGTCAGCAACAACGTCATCGTCATGCAGCTTGGCGAAATGATGGAATACGGCACCTCCGAGCAGATATTCAGCAACCCGCAAACCGAATACACGCAAAGGCTGGTCAACGCCGCATTCGATTTGTAA